The following proteins are co-located in the Triticum aestivum cultivar Chinese Spring chromosome 1A, IWGSC CS RefSeq v2.1, whole genome shotgun sequence genome:
- the LOC123052921 gene encoding class E basic helix-loop-helix protein 22, translating to MADYHRPYQRDLRPPPSSAPDPTIFHGNGYFSSVAPQANAYFSSAPKDGAFPGAGDRRIEIYTKAPPPLPPPPRLALPPPPGRREGGVGSGGSGGGGGGGGSANIWCFSDPEMKRRRRVASYKAYSVEGKVKSSLRRGLRWFKGKCSDIFHSW from the coding sequence ATGGCCGACTACCACCGCCCCTACCAGCGCGACCTCCGTCCCCCGCCGTCCTCGGCCCCGGACCCCACCATCTTCCACGGCAATGGTTACTTCTCCTCTGTCGCCCCCCAAGCCAACGCATACTTCTCCTCCGCGCCGAAAGACGGCGCTTTCCCCGGCGCAGGCGACCGGCGGATCGAGATCTACACGAAGGCGCCTCCGCCTCTCCCCCCGCCTCCGCGCCTCGCACTGCCCCCGCCCCCGGGGAGGAGGGAAGGTGGCGTGGggagcggcggcagcggagggggaGGTGGGGGTGGTGGAAGCGCCAACATATGGTGCTTCAGCGACCCGGAGAtgaagcggcggcggcgggtggcgagcTACAAGGCCTACTCAGTGGAAGGGAAAGTGAAGTCCTCGCTGCGGAGGGGCCTCCGCTGGTTCAAAGGCAAGTGCTCCGATATCTTCCACAGCTGGTAA